A section of the Apodemus sylvaticus chromosome 10, mApoSyl1.1, whole genome shotgun sequence genome encodes:
- the Acly gene encoding ATP-citrate synthase isoform X2 produces the protein MSAKAISEQTGKELLYKYICTTSAIQNRFKYARVTPDTDWAHLLQDHPWLLSQSLVVKPDQLIKRRGKLGLVGVNLSLDGVKSWLKPRLGHEATVGKAKGFLKNFLIEPFVPHSQEEEFYVCIYATREGDYVLFHHEGGVDVGDVDAKAQKLLVGVDEKLNTEDIKRHLLVHAPEDKKEILASFISGLFNFYEDLYFTYLEINPLVVTRDGVYILDLAAKVDATADYICKVKWGDIEFPPPFGREAYPEEAYIADLDAKSGASLKLTLLNPKGRIWTMVAGGGASVVYSDTICDLGGVNELANYGEYSGAPSEQQTYDYAKTILSLMTREKHPDGKILIIGGSIANFTNVAATFKGIVRAIRDYQGPLKEHEVTIFVRRGGPNYQEGLRVMGEVGKTTGIPIHVFGTETHMTAIVGMALGHRPIPNQPPTAAHTANFLLNASGSTSTPAPSRTASFSESRADEVAPAKKAKPAMPQGKSATLFSRHTKAIVWGMQTRAVQGMLDFDYVCSRDEPSVAAMVYPFTGDHKQKFYWGHKEILIPVFKNMADAMKKHPEVDVLINFASLRSAYDSTMETMNYAQIRTIAIIAEGIPEALTRKLIKKADQKGVTIIGPATVGGIKPGCFKIGNTGGMLDNILASKLYRPGSVAYVSRSGGMSNELNNIISRTTDGVYEGVAIGGDRYPGSTFMDHVLRYQDTPGVKMIVVLGEIGGTEEYKICRGIKEGRLTKPVVCWCIGTCATMFSSEVQFGHAGACANQASETAVAKNQALKEAGVFVPRSFDELGEIIQSVYEDLVAKGAIVPAQEVPPPTVPMDYSWARELGLIRKPASFMTSICDERGQELIYAGMPITEVFKEEMGIGGVLGLLWFQRRLPKYSCQFIEMCLMVTADHGPAVSGAHNTIICARAGKDLVSSLTSGLLTIGDRFGGALDAAAKMFSKAFDSGIIPMEFVNKMKKEGKLIMGIGHRVKSINNPDMRVQILKDFVKQHFPATPLLDYALEVEKITTSKKPNLILNVDGFIGVAFVDMLRNCGSFTREEADEYVDIGALNGIFVLGRSMGFIGHYLDQKRLKQGLYRHPWDDISYVLPEHMSM, from the exons GTCGGCAAGGCCAAAGGCTTCCTCAAGAACTTTCTGATTGAACCCTTCGTCCCTCACAGTCAG GAGGAGGAGTTCTACGTGTGCATCTACGCTACCCGGGAAGGAGACTACGTCCTATTCCACCACGAAGGGGGTGTGGATGTGGGTGATGTGGATGCCAAGGCCCAGAAGTTGCTTGTGGGTGTGGACGAGAAGCTGAACACTGAGGACATTAAGAGACACCTGTTGGTCCATGCCCCTGAAGACAAGAAAGA AATCCTGGCTAGCTTCATCTCCGGTCTGTTCAATTTCTATGAGGACCTGTACTTCACCTACCTTGAGATCAACCCCCTTG TGGTGACCAGAGATGGCGTCTACATCCTTGACTTGGCGGCCAAGGTGGATGCCACGGCTGACTACATCTGCAAAGTCAAGTGGGGCGACATAGAGTTCCCTCCCCCCTTTGGGCGTGAGGCGTACCCCGAG GAAGCCTACATTGCAGACCTGGATGCCAAGAGTGGGGCAAGCTTGAAGCTGACCTTGCTGAACCCTAAGGGGCGGATCTGGACCATGGTCGCTGGGGGCGGTGCCTCCGTCGTGTACAG TGATACCATCTGTGATCTTGGAGGTGTCAATGAACTGGCGAATTATGGGGAATACTCGGGTGCCCCCAGTGAACAACAGACTTACGACTATGCCAAGACTATCCTCTCACTTATGACTCGAGAGAAGCACCCAGATG GCAAGATCCTTATCATTGGAGGCAGCATTGCAAACTTTACCAATGTGGCCGCCACCTTCAAG GGCATTGTGAGAGCAATTCGGGATTACCAGGGTCCCCTGAAGGAGCATGAGGTCACCATCTTTGTCCGAAGAGGTGGCCCCAACTATCAAGAGGGATTACGAGTGATGGGAGAAGTTG GGAAGACTACTGGAATCCCCATCCATGTCTTTGGCACAGAAACTCACATGACGGCCATTGTGGGCATGGCCCTGGGCCACCGGCCCATTCCCAACCAGCCACCCACGGCAGCTCATACTGCCAACTTCCTCCTTAATGCCAGTGGGAGCACATCG aCTCCAGCACCCAGCAGGACAGCATCTTTTTCTGAGTCCAGAGCTGATGAAGTGGCACCTGCAAAGAAAGCCAAGCCAGCTATGCCCCAAG GAAAGAGTGCCACCCTCTTCAGCCGACATACCAAGGCTATTGTGTGGGGCATGCAGACCCGGGCTGTGCAAGGCATGCTGGACTTTGACTACGTGTGTTCCCGAGATGAGCCCTCAGTGGCCGCCATGGTCTACCCCTTCAC TGGGGATCACAAGCAGAAGTTTTACTGGGGACACAAGGAGATCCTGATCCCCGTCTTCAAGAACATGGCTGATGCCATGAAGAAGCATCCGGAGGTGGATGTGCTGATCAACTTTGCGTCTCTGCGATCCGCTTATGACAGCACCATGGAGACCATGAACTATGCCCAG ATCCGGACCATAGCCATCATAGCAGAAGGCATCCCTGAGGCCCTCACCCGGAAGCTCATCAAGAAGGCCGACCAGAAGGGAGTGACCATCATCGGGCCTGCCACA GTTGGGGGCATCAAACCTGGATGCTTTAAGATTGGGAATACTGGTGGGATGCTGGACAACATCCTGGCCTCCAAACTGTACCGCCCAGGCAGTGTGGCCTACGTCTCACGTTCAGGAGGCATGTCCAACGAACTCAATAACATCATCTCTCGGACCACAGATGGTGTGTACGAGGGTGTGGCCATCGGCGGGGACAG GTACCCTGGGTCCACATTCATGGATCACGTGCTGCGTTACCAGGACACTCCAGGAGTCAAGATGATTGTAGTTCTTGGGGAG ATAGGGGGTACGGAGGAATATAAGATCTGCCGGGGCATCAAGGAGGGCCGCCTCACCAAGCCGGTGGTCTGCTGGTGTATCGGGACCTGTGCCACCATGTTCTCCTCCGAG GTCCAGTTTGGCCATGCTGGAGCTTGTGCCAACCAGGCTTCTGAGACTGCAGTAGCCAAGAACCAGGCCTTGAAGGAAGCAGGAGTATTTGTGCCCCGAAGCTTCGATGAGCTTGGAGAAATCATTCA GTCTGTGTATGAAGATCTTGTGGCCAAAGGAGCCATTGTACCTGCCCAGGAAGTGCCACCTCCAACAGTGCCCATGGACTACTCCTGGGCCAGA GAACTGGGTTTGATCCGAAAACCTGCCTCCTTCATGACCAGCATCTGTGACGAGCGAGGGCAGGAGCTCATTTATGCGGGCATGCCCATCACCGAGGTCTTCAAGGAAGAGATGGGCATCGGTGGTGTCCTCGGCCTCCTCTGGTTCCAGAGAAG GTTGCCGAAGTATTCCTGCCAGTTCATTGAGATGTGTCTGATGGTCACAGCTGATCATGGGCCAGCCGTCTCTGGGGCCCATAACACCATCATCTGTGCTCGGGCTGGGAAGGACCTGGTCTCCAGCCTCACCTCAGGGCTGCTCACCATT GGAGACCGGTTTGGGGGTGCCTTGGATGCAGCAGCAAAGATGTTCAGTAAAGCCTTTGACAGCGGCATTATTCCCATGGAGTTTGTGAACAAgatgaagaaggaagggaagctgATCATGGGTATCGGCCATCGAGTGAAATCG ATAAACAACCCAGACATGCGAGTACAGATCCTGAAAGACTTTGTCAAACAGCACTTCCCTGCCACCCCGCTGCTTGATTATGCACTGGAAGTGGAGAAGATTACCACCTCAAAG AAGCCGAATCTTATCCTGAATGTGGACGGCTTCATCGGCGTCGCGTTTGTGGACATGCTCAGGAACTGTGGTTCCTTCACCCG GGAGGAAGCTGATGAATATGTTGACATCGGAGCCCTCAATGGCATCTTTGTGCTAGGAAGGAGTATGGGCTTCATTG GACACTATCTTGACCAGAAGAGGCTGAAGCAAGGGCTGTATCGTCACCCATGGGATGATATTTCCTATGTTCTTCCGGAACACATGAGCATGTAA
- the Acly gene encoding ATP-citrate synthase isoform X1, translated as MSAKAISEQTGKELLYKYICTTSAIQNRFKYARVTPDTDWAHLLQDHPWLLSQSLVVKPDQLIKRRGKLGLVGVNLSLDGVKSWLKPRLGHEATVGKAKGFLKNFLIEPFVPHSQEEEFYVCIYATREGDYVLFHHEGGVDVGDVDAKAQKLLVGVDEKLNTEDIKRHLLVHAPEDKKEILASFISGLFNFYEDLYFTYLEINPLVVTRDGVYILDLAAKVDATADYICKVKWGDIEFPPPFGREAYPEEAYIADLDAKSGASLKLTLLNPKGRIWTMVAGGGASVVYSDTICDLGGVNELANYGEYSGAPSEQQTYDYAKTILSLMTREKHPDGKILIIGGSIANFTNVAATFKGIVRAIRDYQGPLKEHEVTIFVRRGGPNYQEGLRVMGEVGKTTGIPIHVFGTETHMTAIVGMALGHRPIPNQPPTAAHTANFLLNASGSTSTPAPSRTASFSESRADEVAPAKKAKPAMPQDSVPSPRSLQGKSATLFSRHTKAIVWGMQTRAVQGMLDFDYVCSRDEPSVAAMVYPFTGDHKQKFYWGHKEILIPVFKNMADAMKKHPEVDVLINFASLRSAYDSTMETMNYAQIRTIAIIAEGIPEALTRKLIKKADQKGVTIIGPATVGGIKPGCFKIGNTGGMLDNILASKLYRPGSVAYVSRSGGMSNELNNIISRTTDGVYEGVAIGGDRYPGSTFMDHVLRYQDTPGVKMIVVLGEIGGTEEYKICRGIKEGRLTKPVVCWCIGTCATMFSSEVQFGHAGACANQASETAVAKNQALKEAGVFVPRSFDELGEIIQSVYEDLVAKGAIVPAQEVPPPTVPMDYSWARELGLIRKPASFMTSICDERGQELIYAGMPITEVFKEEMGIGGVLGLLWFQRRLPKYSCQFIEMCLMVTADHGPAVSGAHNTIICARAGKDLVSSLTSGLLTIGDRFGGALDAAAKMFSKAFDSGIIPMEFVNKMKKEGKLIMGIGHRVKSINNPDMRVQILKDFVKQHFPATPLLDYALEVEKITTSKKPNLILNVDGFIGVAFVDMLRNCGSFTREEADEYVDIGALNGIFVLGRSMGFIGHYLDQKRLKQGLYRHPWDDISYVLPEHMSM; from the exons GTCGGCAAGGCCAAAGGCTTCCTCAAGAACTTTCTGATTGAACCCTTCGTCCCTCACAGTCAG GAGGAGGAGTTCTACGTGTGCATCTACGCTACCCGGGAAGGAGACTACGTCCTATTCCACCACGAAGGGGGTGTGGATGTGGGTGATGTGGATGCCAAGGCCCAGAAGTTGCTTGTGGGTGTGGACGAGAAGCTGAACACTGAGGACATTAAGAGACACCTGTTGGTCCATGCCCCTGAAGACAAGAAAGA AATCCTGGCTAGCTTCATCTCCGGTCTGTTCAATTTCTATGAGGACCTGTACTTCACCTACCTTGAGATCAACCCCCTTG TGGTGACCAGAGATGGCGTCTACATCCTTGACTTGGCGGCCAAGGTGGATGCCACGGCTGACTACATCTGCAAAGTCAAGTGGGGCGACATAGAGTTCCCTCCCCCCTTTGGGCGTGAGGCGTACCCCGAG GAAGCCTACATTGCAGACCTGGATGCCAAGAGTGGGGCAAGCTTGAAGCTGACCTTGCTGAACCCTAAGGGGCGGATCTGGACCATGGTCGCTGGGGGCGGTGCCTCCGTCGTGTACAG TGATACCATCTGTGATCTTGGAGGTGTCAATGAACTGGCGAATTATGGGGAATACTCGGGTGCCCCCAGTGAACAACAGACTTACGACTATGCCAAGACTATCCTCTCACTTATGACTCGAGAGAAGCACCCAGATG GCAAGATCCTTATCATTGGAGGCAGCATTGCAAACTTTACCAATGTGGCCGCCACCTTCAAG GGCATTGTGAGAGCAATTCGGGATTACCAGGGTCCCCTGAAGGAGCATGAGGTCACCATCTTTGTCCGAAGAGGTGGCCCCAACTATCAAGAGGGATTACGAGTGATGGGAGAAGTTG GGAAGACTACTGGAATCCCCATCCATGTCTTTGGCACAGAAACTCACATGACGGCCATTGTGGGCATGGCCCTGGGCCACCGGCCCATTCCCAACCAGCCACCCACGGCAGCTCATACTGCCAACTTCCTCCTTAATGCCAGTGGGAGCACATCG aCTCCAGCACCCAGCAGGACAGCATCTTTTTCTGAGTCCAGAGCTGATGAAGTGGCACCTGCAAAGAAAGCCAAGCCAGCTATGCCCCAAG ATTCAGTCCCAAGTCCAAGATCCCTGCAAG GAAAGAGTGCCACCCTCTTCAGCCGACATACCAAGGCTATTGTGTGGGGCATGCAGACCCGGGCTGTGCAAGGCATGCTGGACTTTGACTACGTGTGTTCCCGAGATGAGCCCTCAGTGGCCGCCATGGTCTACCCCTTCAC TGGGGATCACAAGCAGAAGTTTTACTGGGGACACAAGGAGATCCTGATCCCCGTCTTCAAGAACATGGCTGATGCCATGAAGAAGCATCCGGAGGTGGATGTGCTGATCAACTTTGCGTCTCTGCGATCCGCTTATGACAGCACCATGGAGACCATGAACTATGCCCAG ATCCGGACCATAGCCATCATAGCAGAAGGCATCCCTGAGGCCCTCACCCGGAAGCTCATCAAGAAGGCCGACCAGAAGGGAGTGACCATCATCGGGCCTGCCACA GTTGGGGGCATCAAACCTGGATGCTTTAAGATTGGGAATACTGGTGGGATGCTGGACAACATCCTGGCCTCCAAACTGTACCGCCCAGGCAGTGTGGCCTACGTCTCACGTTCAGGAGGCATGTCCAACGAACTCAATAACATCATCTCTCGGACCACAGATGGTGTGTACGAGGGTGTGGCCATCGGCGGGGACAG GTACCCTGGGTCCACATTCATGGATCACGTGCTGCGTTACCAGGACACTCCAGGAGTCAAGATGATTGTAGTTCTTGGGGAG ATAGGGGGTACGGAGGAATATAAGATCTGCCGGGGCATCAAGGAGGGCCGCCTCACCAAGCCGGTGGTCTGCTGGTGTATCGGGACCTGTGCCACCATGTTCTCCTCCGAG GTCCAGTTTGGCCATGCTGGAGCTTGTGCCAACCAGGCTTCTGAGACTGCAGTAGCCAAGAACCAGGCCTTGAAGGAAGCAGGAGTATTTGTGCCCCGAAGCTTCGATGAGCTTGGAGAAATCATTCA GTCTGTGTATGAAGATCTTGTGGCCAAAGGAGCCATTGTACCTGCCCAGGAAGTGCCACCTCCAACAGTGCCCATGGACTACTCCTGGGCCAGA GAACTGGGTTTGATCCGAAAACCTGCCTCCTTCATGACCAGCATCTGTGACGAGCGAGGGCAGGAGCTCATTTATGCGGGCATGCCCATCACCGAGGTCTTCAAGGAAGAGATGGGCATCGGTGGTGTCCTCGGCCTCCTCTGGTTCCAGAGAAG GTTGCCGAAGTATTCCTGCCAGTTCATTGAGATGTGTCTGATGGTCACAGCTGATCATGGGCCAGCCGTCTCTGGGGCCCATAACACCATCATCTGTGCTCGGGCTGGGAAGGACCTGGTCTCCAGCCTCACCTCAGGGCTGCTCACCATT GGAGACCGGTTTGGGGGTGCCTTGGATGCAGCAGCAAAGATGTTCAGTAAAGCCTTTGACAGCGGCATTATTCCCATGGAGTTTGTGAACAAgatgaagaaggaagggaagctgATCATGGGTATCGGCCATCGAGTGAAATCG ATAAACAACCCAGACATGCGAGTACAGATCCTGAAAGACTTTGTCAAACAGCACTTCCCTGCCACCCCGCTGCTTGATTATGCACTGGAAGTGGAGAAGATTACCACCTCAAAG AAGCCGAATCTTATCCTGAATGTGGACGGCTTCATCGGCGTCGCGTTTGTGGACATGCTCAGGAACTGTGGTTCCTTCACCCG GGAGGAAGCTGATGAATATGTTGACATCGGAGCCCTCAATGGCATCTTTGTGCTAGGAAGGAGTATGGGCTTCATTG GACACTATCTTGACCAGAAGAGGCTGAAGCAAGGGCTGTATCGTCACCCATGGGATGATATTTCCTATGTTCTTCCGGAACACATGAGCATGTAA